A stretch of Anaeromyxobacter dehalogenans 2CP-1 DNA encodes these proteins:
- a CDS encoding ABC transporter ATP-binding protein, which produces MTTTAAAAPAASPARAAGRAGRRRRGLLRAAEFLVPFRLPIAGILLVALTLAGVNAAEPLALKRIFDALALGEGGRPLAEGVVSLVVLGLLREAFTATSNWLTWRTRIGIQYRLTEATVGRLHRLPLTFHRAEGVGALMTRLDRSIQGLVGALSDIAFNVVPAAAYLLISVAVMLRLEWRLALLVLAFAPLPALIARLAAPMQTRRERGLLERWVHIYSRFNEVLSGIVTVKSFTMEEAEKRRFLDEVNSANEVVIRGVGVDAGVGAAQNLVQIGARVAALALGGALVLRGHMTAGTLVAFLGYVGGLFGPVLGLAGVYKTLRTAQVSVEEVYGILDAQDLLGDAPDAREVVRLRGDVRWDNVRFAYPGGGPPLLDGVDLHVREGERVAIVGPSGSGKSTLVSLVQRFYDPTEGVVRVDGIDVRKLKQVALRRQIGVVFQDSLLFNESVLANIAYGRPGATRAEIEAAARAANAHDFIVRLPEGYDTVVGERGSRLSVGERQRISIARTLLKSPAILILDEPTSALDAESEALVSEALARVSRRRTTLIIAHRLSTVVDADRIVVLREGRIVEQGRHAELVARGGHYASLVEKQTRGMFPLAA; this is translated from the coding sequence GTGACCACGACCGCCGCCGCAGCCCCCGCCGCCTCGCCCGCGCGCGCAGCCGGTCGCGCCGGGCGCCGCCGTCGCGGGCTCCTGCGCGCGGCCGAGTTCCTGGTGCCGTTCCGCCTGCCCATCGCCGGCATCCTGCTCGTCGCGCTGACGCTCGCCGGCGTGAACGCGGCCGAGCCGCTGGCGCTGAAGCGCATCTTCGACGCGCTCGCGCTGGGGGAGGGCGGCCGCCCGCTGGCCGAGGGGGTCGTCTCGCTCGTCGTGCTGGGCCTGCTCCGCGAGGCGTTCACCGCCACCTCGAACTGGCTCACCTGGCGGACGCGCATCGGGATCCAGTACCGGCTCACCGAGGCGACGGTCGGCCGGCTGCACCGGCTGCCGCTCACGTTCCACCGCGCCGAGGGCGTGGGCGCGCTCATGACCCGGCTGGATCGCTCGATCCAGGGCCTGGTGGGCGCGCTCTCCGACATCGCCTTCAACGTGGTGCCCGCCGCCGCGTACCTCCTCATCTCGGTGGCGGTGATGCTCCGCCTCGAGTGGCGGCTGGCGCTGCTGGTGCTGGCGTTCGCCCCGCTTCCGGCGCTGATCGCGCGGCTGGCCGCGCCCATGCAGACGCGGCGCGAGCGCGGCCTGCTCGAGCGCTGGGTGCACATCTACTCCCGGTTCAACGAGGTGCTCTCCGGCATCGTCACCGTGAAGAGCTTCACCATGGAGGAGGCGGAGAAGCGCCGCTTCCTCGACGAGGTGAACTCCGCGAACGAGGTGGTGATCCGCGGCGTCGGCGTGGACGCGGGGGTCGGCGCGGCCCAGAACCTGGTGCAGATCGGGGCGAGGGTCGCGGCCCTGGCGCTGGGCGGGGCGCTGGTGCTGCGGGGCCACATGACCGCGGGCACGCTGGTGGCGTTCCTCGGCTACGTGGGCGGCCTGTTCGGCCCGGTGCTGGGGCTCGCCGGCGTGTACAAGACGCTGCGCACGGCGCAGGTCTCGGTCGAGGAGGTCTACGGCATCCTCGACGCGCAGGACCTGCTCGGCGACGCGCCGGACGCGCGCGAGGTGGTGCGCCTGCGCGGCGACGTGCGCTGGGACAACGTGCGCTTCGCCTACCCGGGCGGCGGCCCGCCGCTCCTCGACGGCGTGGACCTGCACGTCCGCGAGGGCGAGCGCGTCGCCATCGTCGGCCCCTCCGGCTCGGGCAAGTCCACCCTGGTCTCGCTGGTGCAGCGCTTCTACGACCCGACCGAGGGCGTGGTGCGGGTGGACGGCATCGACGTCCGCAAGCTGAAGCAGGTCGCGCTCCGGCGCCAGATCGGCGTGGTGTTCCAGGACTCGCTGCTGTTCAACGAGTCGGTCCTCGCCAACATCGCCTACGGCCGGCCCGGCGCCACCCGCGCCGAGATCGAGGCGGCGGCGCGCGCCGCGAACGCGCACGACTTCATCGTGCGCCTGCCGGAGGGCTACGACACGGTCGTCGGCGAGCGCGGCAGCCGGCTCTCGGTGGGCGAGCGCCAGCGGATCTCCATCGCGCGCACGCTGCTCAAGTCCCCGGCCATCCTGATCCTGGACGAGCCCACCTCGGCGCTCGACGCCGAGTCGGAGGCGCTGGTCTCGGAGGCGCTGGCGCGCGTGTCGCGGCGGCGCACCACGCTCATCATCGCGCACCGGCTCTCCACCGTGGTGGACGCGGACCGGATCGTGGTGCTGCGCGAGGGGCGCATCGTCGAGCAGGGGCGCCACGCGGAGCTGGTCGCCCGCGGCGGCCACTACGCCAGCCTGGTGGAGAAGCAGACCCGCGGGATGTTCCCCTTGGCGGCATGA
- a CDS encoding AI-2E family transporter: MSAVAPPAPAGGHEARATARALTVLAVAAGFGFLWLARDLLVPTALGVTLALSVHPVVAALERRGLSRTLAAIAGTLLTVAVLAAIGWVLWDRIAAFAQELPGYEGRLREAAAGIRRHAAHLQAQSEQLVQTPRRPGEVKVQETVPWGTLLVGTAQGALTLAGQATVVVFVLYFTLAEGPRFRVKLLAWADRRPRGRARLLAALEELHRDVEQYMLNRVALNAILGVVTWAVYALYGLEHAAIWGITTALLHFIPYVGPALGLFLPTAMALLQYGTAKDVALVAAIYLVLVNVQGNVVDPLFLGKQLRLSPLVVFLGSLFWFWLWGPVGLFLAVPLLSTVRIVCRHLPRYRVVASLLAE, encoded by the coding sequence GTGAGCGCCGTCGCGCCGCCGGCGCCCGCGGGCGGGCACGAGGCCCGGGCGACGGCGCGCGCGCTGACCGTGCTCGCGGTGGCGGCGGGGTTCGGGTTCCTGTGGCTGGCGCGCGACCTGCTCGTGCCGACCGCGCTCGGCGTCACGCTCGCGCTCTCGGTCCACCCGGTCGTCGCGGCGCTGGAGCGGCGCGGGCTCTCGCGCACGCTCGCCGCGATCGCGGGGACGCTGCTCACGGTGGCGGTGCTCGCCGCCATCGGCTGGGTGCTCTGGGATCGCATCGCCGCGTTCGCCCAGGAGCTGCCCGGCTACGAGGGGCGCCTGCGCGAGGCCGCCGCCGGGATCCGGCGCCACGCGGCGCACCTGCAGGCGCAGTCCGAGCAGCTGGTGCAGACGCCCCGCCGCCCGGGCGAGGTGAAGGTGCAGGAGACGGTGCCCTGGGGCACGCTGCTCGTCGGGACGGCGCAGGGGGCGCTCACGCTCGCCGGCCAGGCCACGGTGGTGGTGTTCGTCCTCTACTTCACGCTCGCCGAGGGGCCGCGGTTCCGCGTGAAGCTGCTCGCGTGGGCCGACCGCCGGCCGCGCGGCCGCGCGCGCCTGCTCGCGGCGCTGGAGGAGCTCCACCGCGACGTGGAGCAGTACATGCTGAACCGCGTGGCGCTGAACGCGATCCTGGGCGTCGTGACCTGGGCGGTGTACGCGCTGTACGGCCTGGAGCACGCCGCCATCTGGGGGATCACCACGGCGCTGCTCCACTTCATCCCGTACGTCGGGCCGGCGCTGGGCCTGTTCCTGCCCACCGCCATGGCGCTGCTGCAGTACGGCACCGCGAAGGACGTGGCGCTGGTCGCGGCGATCTACCTCGTCCTCGTCAACGTGCAGGGCAACGTGGTGGACCCGCTGTTCCTGGGGAAGCAGCTCCGGCTCTCGCCGCTGGTGGTGTTCCTCGGCTCGCTGTTCTGGTTCTGGCTGTGGGGGCCGGTGGGCCTGTTCCTGGCGGTCCCGCTCCTCTCGACCGTGCGGATCGTCTGCCGGCACCTGCCGCGCTACCGGGTGGTCGCGAGCCTCCTCGCCGAGTGA
- a CDS encoding metal-dependent hydrolase, with product MPSASSPRARLAALAVAALAAAPLAASAQPKAARGRTEVTWYGHAAFVVTTPGGTVLAIDPWLSNPKAPEPGLAGKLPKVDYILVSHGHFDHVGDAVALAKRTGAKLITNFDLGSSLVAAGYPKDQAGMDTLGNIGGTIQAGDAAVTMVTAVHSSGYADDKGTAHPGGNPMGFVIQVKGGPTLYHTGDTDLTQDMKQLPERFGRVDVMLTCIGGHFTMDPKAAAIAVGYVRPRTVVPMHFGTFPAIAGTPEELRAALKGKAEVRVLEPGKPVGF from the coding sequence ATGCCGTCCGCCTCAAGCCCTCGCGCGCGCCTGGCCGCGCTCGCCGTCGCCGCGCTCGCCGCCGCGCCCCTCGCCGCCTCCGCCCAGCCGAAGGCCGCGCGCGGCAGGACCGAGGTCACCTGGTACGGCCACGCCGCCTTCGTGGTGACCACGCCCGGCGGCACCGTGCTCGCCATCGACCCGTGGCTCTCGAACCCGAAGGCGCCAGAGCCCGGCCTCGCCGGGAAGCTGCCGAAGGTGGACTACATCCTCGTCAGCCACGGCCACTTCGACCACGTGGGCGACGCCGTCGCGCTCGCGAAGCGCACCGGGGCGAAGCTCATCACGAACTTCGACCTCGGGAGCTCGCTGGTCGCGGCCGGCTACCCGAAGGACCAGGCCGGGATGGACACGCTCGGCAACATCGGCGGGACGATCCAGGCCGGCGACGCCGCCGTCACCATGGTCACCGCGGTCCACAGCTCCGGGTACGCGGACGACAAGGGCACCGCGCACCCGGGCGGCAACCCCATGGGCTTCGTGATCCAGGTGAAGGGCGGCCCGACGCTCTACCACACCGGCGACACCGACCTGACGCAGGACATGAAGCAGCTCCCGGAGCGCTTCGGGCGCGTCGACGTGATGCTGACCTGCATCGGCGGCCACTTCACCATGGACCCGAAGGCCGCCGCCATCGCCGTGGGCTACGTGCGCCCGCGCACGGTGGTGCCCATGCACTTCGGCACGTTCCCGGCGATCGCGGGCACGCCGGAGGAGCTGCGGGCGGCGCTGAAGGGCAAGGCCGAGGTGCGGGTGCTCGAGCCGGGCAAGCCGGTGGGGTTCTAG